In Cutaneotrichosporon cavernicola HIS019 DNA, chromosome: 1, one DNA window encodes the following:
- a CDS encoding uncharacterized protein (Belongs to the major facilitator superfamily. Sugar transporter (TC 2.A.1.1) family) yields the protein MKHGLMNLLVGFPTFLAFGYSLTFFGGIMSYPSFYREYEMLDTATTKGALKRHNSLLQGVANGMTNLGGAFACLVVLYYGNRLGRRKMSFIGGVIAIIGTVIFCTSYSFAQILVSRFIQGIGIGIGIATVPVWQSELATTKNRSAHVIVDGIMVSGGFMVASWVTYGFSKATTEDSWQWRVPGILIGLFSLPIVGGSFMFPESPRWLVMQGRIDEAREIFEDMFQGSEDPDIVDNTLNAAVRVNETVTNTKWTNLFRMGKDKMAWRLFLAVTVQWFTQMNGAGIITAYANQLFGAIGLKHDTAKIVASVALTYKFFTCFIAFFVIERVGRRALFITSGVGMAVSMFVLAICGSQTTATNLAPAYVAIVFVFIFLFFLPLAFLGVNFLYCQEIISTPFRAPAGGISSATLWLSQFVLALTTPLSLEVLQWKTYIVWGCASAIIPPVVYLYYPETTNLSMEELEGIWFSPGLHGPVKEAAHLRALKAQGVTEKSVLDGEVFANDKTRATVMVENV from the exons ATGAAGCACGGACTCATgaacctcctcgtcgggtTCCCGACCTTCCTTGCATTTGG ATACTCGCTCACATTTTTTGGCGGGATCATGTCCTATCCCTCCTTCTATCGGGAATATGAGATGTTGGATACAGCAACGACAAAGGGCGCACTCAAGCGCCACAACTCGCTGCTCCAGGGTGTCGCAAACGGCATGACCAACCTCGGTGGCGCATTTGCCTGTTTGGTCGTTCTGTATTACGGAAACCGCCTCGGACGCAGGAAGATGAGTTTCATCGGCGGCGTCATTGCCATTATTGGGACCGTCATCTTCTGCACTTCGTACTCGTTTGCCCAGATTCTCGTCTCGCGCTTCATCCAGGGGATCGGGATCGGAATTGGTATCGCTACTGTTCCCGTGTGGCAGTCGGAATTGGCGACAACCAAGAACCGTTCGGCACACGTTATTGTCGATGGAATCATGGTCTCGGGTGGATTCATGGTCGCATCTTGGGTCACATACGGTTTCTCCAAGGCTACCACCGAGGATTCTTGGCAATGGCGCGTACCGGGTATCCTTATCGgtctcttctctctccctATTGTCGGAGGGTCGTTCATGTTCCCCGAGTCGCCGCGATGGCTCGTCATGCAAGGTCGCATCGATGAGGCTCGCGAGATTTTCGAGGACATGTTCCAAGGCTCTGAAGACCCCGATATCGTCGACAATACCCTCAATGCCGCTGTCCGGGTTAACGAGACGGTCACAAATACAAAATGGACCAACCTCTTCCGCATGGGAAAGGACAAGATGGCCTGgcgcctcttcctcgccgtcaccgtccAGTGGTTCACCCAGATGAATGGAGCCGGTATCATTACAGCCTACGCCAACCAGCTGTTTGGCGCCATTGGACTCAAACACGACACGGCCAAGATCGTCGCCTCCGTTGCCCTCACGTACAAGTTCTTCACGTGCTTTATCGCCTTTTTTGTGATTGAGCGCgttggccgccgcgcactCTTCATCACCTCGGGCGTGGGAATGGCCGTGTCCATGTTCGTACTTGCCATCTGCGGCTCCCAGACCACCGCCACAAATCTCGCCCCAGCCTACGTCGCCATCGTGTTCGTTttcatcttcctcttcttcctccccctcgctTTCCTTGGCGTCAACTTCCTTTACTGCCAGGAGATCATTAGCACCCCGTTCCGCGCCCCGGCTGGCGGCATCTCTTCTGCCACTCTCTGGCTCTCCCAGTtcgtccttgccctcaccaccccacTCTCCCTCGAAGTCCTCCAGTGGAAGACGTACATCGTCTGGGGATGTGCCAGCGCCATCATTCCGCCCGTCGTATACCTCTACTACCCAGAGACCACCAACCTCTCCatggaggagctggagggcATCTGGTTCTCTCCCGGTCTTCACGGCCCtgtcaaggaggccgcGCACCTCCGCGCCCTCAAGGCACAGGGTGTCACCGAAAAGTCGGTTCTGGATGGCGAAGTCTTCGCCAACGACAAGACCAGGGCAACCGTAATGGTTGAGAATGTCTAA